One Hippocampus zosterae strain Florida chromosome 21, ASM2543408v3, whole genome shotgun sequence genomic region harbors:
- the st8sia1 gene encoding alpha-N-acetylneuraminide alpha-2,8-sialyltransferase yields MLMRWCYRAKLSAWAALCVLVLGWYYVFPVYRVPRDKDIVEEVLRQQGHVWKKNQTGIDLYRKLLNDCCDPQHLFALTKENAPVGKVLWYDGEFYHSHTVNNETHSLFVQSNPLSLPLKKCAVVGNGGILRHSQCGRDIDRADFVMRCNLPPLSKEYVEDVGTKTHLVTANPSIIEKRFQNLLWSRKAFVDSMKAYGTGFVYMPAFSMRPSTDPSLRATYALADSSSDLTMLFANPAFLRSVGRFWKARGVHARRLSTGLFIVSLALGLCDEVSVYGFWPFPSDLAQRPISHHYYDDMQPFRWFHAMSEEFVQLWELHKSGTLRVNLGRCD; encoded by the exons ATGTTGATGCGGTGGTGCTACCGGGCCAAGCTGTCGGCGTGGGCTGCCCTGTGCGTGCTGGTGCTTGGCTGGTACTACGTATTCCCTGTGTACCGGGTGCCTCGGGACAAGGACATCGTGGAAGAGGTGCTGAGGCAGCAGGGCCACGTGTggaagaagaaccagactggcATCGACCTTTACAG GAAGCTGCTGAACGACTGCTGCGACCCGCAACATCTGTTCGCGCTGACCAAGGAGAACGCGCCGGTGGGCAAGGTGCTGTGGTACGACGGCGAGTTCTACCACTCGCACACGGTCAACAACGAGACCCACTcgttgtttgtgcag TCCAACCCTCTGTCGCTCCCCCTGAAGAAATGTGCAGTGGTGGGCAACGGCGGCATCCTCCGGCACAGCCAGTGCGGCCGTGACATCGACCGGGCCGACTTTGTCATGAG GTGTAACCTCCCGCCGCTCTCCAAGGAATACGTGGAGGACGTTGGCACCAAAACCCACCTGGTGACGGCCAACCCGAGCATCATTGAGAAGAG ATTCCAGAACCTGTTGTGGTCCCGCAAGGCCTTCGTGGACAGCATGAAAGCGTACGGAACCGGTTTCGTTTACATGCCGGCATTCTCCATGCGTCCCAGCACCGACCCGTCGCTGCGGGCCACCTACGCGCTGGCCGACTCTTCGTCCGACCTCACCATGCTCTTCGCCAACCCCGCCTTCCTGCGTAGCGTGGGTCGGTTCTGGAAGGCGCGCGGCGTGCACGCCCGCCGCCTCTCCACGGGCCTATTCATAGTCAGCCTGGCGCTCGGCCTGTGCGACGAGGTGAGCGTCTACGGCTTCTGGCCCTTCCCCTCGGACCTTGCCCAGCGACCCATCAGCCACCACTACTACGACGACATGCAGCCCTTCCGCTGGTTCCACGCCATGTCCGAAGAGTTCGTGCAGCTGTGGGAGCTGCACAAGAGCGGGACTCTGCGCGTGAATCTGGGACGCTGCGATTAA